The following are encoded together in the Microtus pennsylvanicus isolate mMicPen1 chromosome 8, mMicPen1.hap1, whole genome shotgun sequence genome:
- the Brd4 gene encoding bromodomain-containing protein 4 isoform X3: protein MSTESGPGTRLRNLPVMGDGLETSQMSTTQAQAQPQPANAASTNPPPPETSNPNKPKRQTNQLQYLLRVVLKTLWKHQFAWPFQQPVDAVKLNLPDYYKIIKTPMDMGTIKKRLENNYYWNAQECIQDFNTMFTNCYIYNKPGDDIVLMAEALEKLFLQKINELPTEETEIMIVQTKGRGRGRKETGTAKPGVSTVPNTTQASTPPQTQTPQQNPPPPVQATTHPFPAVTPDLIVQPPIVTVVPPQPLQTPPPVPPQPPPPPAPAPQPVQSHPPIIAATPQPVKTKKGVKRKADTTTPTTIDPIHEPPSLAPEPKTSKLGPRRESSRPVKPPKKDVPDSQQHPAPEKSSKISEQLKCCSGILKEMFAKKHAAYAWPFYKPVDVEALGLHDYCDIIKHPMDMSTIKSKLESREYRDAQEFGADVRLMFSNCYKYNPPDHEVVAMARKLQDVFEMRFAKMPDEPEEPVVTVSSPAVPPPTKVVAPPSSSDSSSDSSSDSDSSTDDSEEERAQRLAELQEQLKAVHEQLAALSQPQQNKPKKKEKDKKEKKKEKHKKKEEVEENKKSKAKELPPKKTKKNNSSNSNVSKKEPAPMKSKPPPSYESEEEDKCKPMSYEEKRQLSLDINKLPGEKLGRVVHIIQSREPSLKNSNPDEIEIDFETLKPSTLRELERYVTSCLRKKRKPQAEKVDMIAGSSKMKGFSSSESESTSESSSSDSEDSETEMAPKSKKKGHPGRDQKKASSPSPSTDADSPSSCAPAATPTSPAASSTPTSAAATATPTPTSAALHATADCPSDEVLAPTLHHCPGTRPGTTATRQCV, encoded by the exons ATGTCTACGGAGAGCGGCCCTGGGACAAGATTGAGAAATCTGCCAGTAATGGGGGATGGACTAGAAACCTCCCAAATGTCTACAACGCAGGCCCAGGCCCAACCCCAGCCAGCAAATGCAGCCAGCACCAATCCTCCACCTCCAGAGACCTCCAACCCTAATAAGCCCAAGAGGCAGACCAATCAACTGCAATATCTGCTCAGAGTGGTGCTCAAGACACTATGGAAACACCAGTTTGCGTGGCCTTTCCAGCAGCCGGTGGATGCCGTCAAGCTGAACCTCCCT GATTACTATAAGATCATTAAAACACCCATGGATATGGGAACAATAAAGAAGCGCTTGGAAAACAACTATTACTGGAATGCTCAGGAATGTATCCAGGACTTCAACACTATGTTTACAAATTGTTACATCTACAACAAG CCTGGAGATGACATCGTCTTAATGGCAGAAGCTCTGGAGAAGCTCTTCTTGCAAAAAATTAATGAACTACCCACAGAAGAAACTGAGATCATGATAGTCCAAACAAAAGGAAGAGGACgagggaggaaagaaacag GGACAGCAAAGCCTGGTGTATCCACGGTACCAAACACAACTCAAGCATCAACTCCTCCGCAGACCCAGACACCTCAGCAGAACCCTCCTCCACCTGTGCAGGCCACAACTCACCCCTTTCCTGCTGTCACCCCAGACCTCATTGTTCAGCCTCCTATCGTGACAGTGGTGCCTCCCCAGCCACTTCAGACGCCTCCACCAGTACCCCCCCAGCCACCACCCCCACCTGCTCCAGCTCCACAGCCTGTGCAGAGTCACCCGCCCATCATTGCAGCCACCCCACAGCCTGTGAAG ACAAAGAAAGGGGTGAAGAGGAAAGCAGataccaccacccccaccaccatcgACCCCATTCATGAGCCGCCCTCACTGGCCCCAGAGCCCAAGACCTCCAAGCTGGGTCCTCGGCGGGAGAGCAGCAGACCTGTGAAGCCCCCAAAGAAAGATGTACCGGACTCACAGCAGCACCCAGCACCAGAGAAGAGCAGCAAGATCTCTGAGCAACTCAAGTGCTGCAGTGGCATCCTCAAGGAGATGTTTGCCAAGAAACACGCTGCCTATGCCTGGCCCTTCTACAAGCCTGTGGATGTGGAGGCACTGGGTCTGCACGACTACTGTGACATCATTAAACATCCCATGGATATGAGTACAATCAAG TCTAAACTAGAGTCCCGTGAATACAGAGATGCCCAGGAATTTGGTGCTGATGTCCGATTGATGTTCTCCAACTGCTACAAGTACAACCCCCCTGACCATGAAGTGGTAGCCATGGCTCGAAAACTCCAG GATGTGTTTGAAATGCGATTTGCCAAGATGCCTGATGAGCCTGAAGAGCCAGTAGTTACAGTGTCCTCTCCTGCAGTGCCACCCCCTACAAAGGTTGTGGCCCCACCCTCATCTAGTGACAGCAGCAGTGATAGTTCCTCCGACAGTGACAGTTCCACTGATGATTCTGAGGAAGAGCGAGCCCAGCGGCTGGCTGAGCTCCAGGAACAG CTCAAAGCAGTGCATGAACAGCTTGCAGCCCTCTCACAGCCCCAGCagaacaaaccaaagaaaaaagagaaggacaagaaggaaaagaaaaaggaaaagcacaaaaagaaagaggaagtagaggagaataagaaaagcaaagccaAGGAACTTCCTccgaaaaagacaaagaaaaataacagcagcaacagcaatgtGAG CAAGAAGGAACCAGCACCCATGAAGAGCAAGCCCCCTCCCTCATATGAATCAGAGGAAGAGGACAAGTGTAAGCCCATGTCCTATGAGGAGAAGAGGCAGCTAAGTCTAGACATTAACAAACTTCCTGGTGAGAAGCTGGGCCGTGTAGTACATATCATCCAGTCAAGGGAGCCATCACTCAAGAACTCCAACCCTGATGAGATTGAGATTGACTTTGAGACTCTGAAACCGTCCACACTGCGAGAGTTAGAACGCTACGTCACCTCTTGTTTgcggaagaaaagaaaacctcaag CTGAAAAAGTTGATATGATTGCTGGTTCTTCCAAGATGAAGGGCTTCTCATCTTCTGAGTCGGAGAGCACCAGCGAATCCAGCTCCTCTGACAGTGAAGACTCTGAAACAG agATGGCACCCAAGTCAAAAAAGAAGGGACACCCTGGGAGGGACCAAAAAAA agcatcatcaccatcaccatccacAGATGCAGACAGCCCCAGCTCCTGTGCCCCAGCagccacccccacctccccagcagcctcctccacccccacctccgcagcagcaacagcaacccccacccccacctccgccGCCCTCCATGCCACAGCAGACTGCCCCAGCGATGAAGTCCTCGCCCCCACCCTTCATCACTGCCCAGGTACCCGTCCTGGAACCACAGCTACCAGGCAGTGTGTTTGA
- the Brd4 gene encoding bromodomain-containing protein 4 isoform X4, whose protein sequence is MSTESGPGTRLRNLPVMGDGLETSQMSTTQAQAQPQPANAASTNPPPPETSNPNKPKRQTNQLQYLLRVVLKTLWKHQFAWPFQQPVDAVKLNLPDYYKIIKTPMDMGTIKKRLENNYYWNAQECIQDFNTMFTNCYIYNKPGDDIVLMAEALEKLFLQKINELPTEETEIMIVQTKGRGRGRKETGTAKPGVSTVPNTTQASTPPQTQTPQQNPPPPVQATTHPFPAVTPDLIVQPPIVTVVPPQPLQTPPPVPPQPPPPPAPAPQPVQSHPPIIAATPQPVKTKKGVKRKADTTTPTTIDPIHEPPSLAPEPKTSKLGPRRESSRPVKPPKKDVPDSQQHPAPEKSSKISEQLKCCSGILKEMFAKKHAAYAWPFYKPVDVEALGLHDYCDIIKHPMDMSTIKSKLESREYRDAQEFGADVRLMFSNCYKYNPPDHEVVAMARKLQDVFEMRFAKMPDEPEEPVVTVSSPAVPPPTKVVAPPSSSDSSSDSSSDSDSSTDDSEEERAQRLAELQEQLKAVHEQLAALSQPQQNKPKKKEKDKKEKKKEKHKKKEEVEENKKSKAKELPPKKTKKNNSSNSNVSKKEPAPMKSKPPPSYESEEEDKCKPMSYEEKRQLSLDINKLPGEKLGRVVHIIQSREPSLKNSNPDEIEIDFETLKPSTLRELERYVTSCLRKKRKPQAEKVDMIAGSSKMKGFSSSESESTSESSSSDSEDSETGSLQT, encoded by the exons ATGTCTACGGAGAGCGGCCCTGGGACAAGATTGAGAAATCTGCCAGTAATGGGGGATGGACTAGAAACCTCCCAAATGTCTACAACGCAGGCCCAGGCCCAACCCCAGCCAGCAAATGCAGCCAGCACCAATCCTCCACCTCCAGAGACCTCCAACCCTAATAAGCCCAAGAGGCAGACCAATCAACTGCAATATCTGCTCAGAGTGGTGCTCAAGACACTATGGAAACACCAGTTTGCGTGGCCTTTCCAGCAGCCGGTGGATGCCGTCAAGCTGAACCTCCCT GATTACTATAAGATCATTAAAACACCCATGGATATGGGAACAATAAAGAAGCGCTTGGAAAACAACTATTACTGGAATGCTCAGGAATGTATCCAGGACTTCAACACTATGTTTACAAATTGTTACATCTACAACAAG CCTGGAGATGACATCGTCTTAATGGCAGAAGCTCTGGAGAAGCTCTTCTTGCAAAAAATTAATGAACTACCCACAGAAGAAACTGAGATCATGATAGTCCAAACAAAAGGAAGAGGACgagggaggaaagaaacag GGACAGCAAAGCCTGGTGTATCCACGGTACCAAACACAACTCAAGCATCAACTCCTCCGCAGACCCAGACACCTCAGCAGAACCCTCCTCCACCTGTGCAGGCCACAACTCACCCCTTTCCTGCTGTCACCCCAGACCTCATTGTTCAGCCTCCTATCGTGACAGTGGTGCCTCCCCAGCCACTTCAGACGCCTCCACCAGTACCCCCCCAGCCACCACCCCCACCTGCTCCAGCTCCACAGCCTGTGCAGAGTCACCCGCCCATCATTGCAGCCACCCCACAGCCTGTGAAG ACAAAGAAAGGGGTGAAGAGGAAAGCAGataccaccacccccaccaccatcgACCCCATTCATGAGCCGCCCTCACTGGCCCCAGAGCCCAAGACCTCCAAGCTGGGTCCTCGGCGGGAGAGCAGCAGACCTGTGAAGCCCCCAAAGAAAGATGTACCGGACTCACAGCAGCACCCAGCACCAGAGAAGAGCAGCAAGATCTCTGAGCAACTCAAGTGCTGCAGTGGCATCCTCAAGGAGATGTTTGCCAAGAAACACGCTGCCTATGCCTGGCCCTTCTACAAGCCTGTGGATGTGGAGGCACTGGGTCTGCACGACTACTGTGACATCATTAAACATCCCATGGATATGAGTACAATCAAG TCTAAACTAGAGTCCCGTGAATACAGAGATGCCCAGGAATTTGGTGCTGATGTCCGATTGATGTTCTCCAACTGCTACAAGTACAACCCCCCTGACCATGAAGTGGTAGCCATGGCTCGAAAACTCCAG GATGTGTTTGAAATGCGATTTGCCAAGATGCCTGATGAGCCTGAAGAGCCAGTAGTTACAGTGTCCTCTCCTGCAGTGCCACCCCCTACAAAGGTTGTGGCCCCACCCTCATCTAGTGACAGCAGCAGTGATAGTTCCTCCGACAGTGACAGTTCCACTGATGATTCTGAGGAAGAGCGAGCCCAGCGGCTGGCTGAGCTCCAGGAACAG CTCAAAGCAGTGCATGAACAGCTTGCAGCCCTCTCACAGCCCCAGCagaacaaaccaaagaaaaaagagaaggacaagaaggaaaagaaaaaggaaaagcacaaaaagaaagaggaagtagaggagaataagaaaagcaaagccaAGGAACTTCCTccgaaaaagacaaagaaaaataacagcagcaacagcaatgtGAG CAAGAAGGAACCAGCACCCATGAAGAGCAAGCCCCCTCCCTCATATGAATCAGAGGAAGAGGACAAGTGTAAGCCCATGTCCTATGAGGAGAAGAGGCAGCTAAGTCTAGACATTAACAAACTTCCTGGTGAGAAGCTGGGCCGTGTAGTACATATCATCCAGTCAAGGGAGCCATCACTCAAGAACTCCAACCCTGATGAGATTGAGATTGACTTTGAGACTCTGAAACCGTCCACACTGCGAGAGTTAGAACGCTACGTCACCTCTTGTTTgcggaagaaaagaaaacctcaag CTGAAAAAGTTGATATGATTGCTGGTTCTTCCAAGATGAAGGGCTTCTCATCTTCTGAGTCGGAGAGCACCAGCGAATCCAGCTCCTCTGACAGTGAAGACTCTGAAACAG GAAGTCTTCAGACCTAG
- the Brd4 gene encoding bromodomain-containing protein 4 isoform X5 → MSTESGPGTRLRNLPVMGDGLETSQMSTTQAQAQPQPANAASTNPPPPETSNPNKPKRQTNQLQYLLRVVLKTLWKHQFAWPFQQPVDAVKLNLPDYYKIIKTPMDMGTIKKRLENNYYWNAQECIQDFNTMFTNCYIYNKPGDDIVLMAEALEKLFLQKINELPTEETEIMIVQTKGRGRGRKETGTAKPGVSTVPNTTQASTPPQTQTPQQNPPPPVQATTHPFPAVTPDLIVQPPIVTVVPPQPLQTPPPVPPQPPPPPAPAPQPVQSHPPIIAATPQPVKTKKGVKRKADTTTPTTIDPIHEPPSLAPEPKTSKLGPRRESSRPVKPPKKDVPDSQQHPAPEKSSKISEQLKCCSGILKEMFAKKHAAYAWPFYKPVDVEALGLHDYCDIIKHPMDMSTIKSKLESREYRDAQEFGADVRLMFSNCYKYNPPDHEVVAMARKLQDVFEMRFAKMPDEPEEPVVTVSSPAVPPPTKVVAPPSSSDSSSDSSSDSDSSTDDSEEERAQRLAELQEQLKAVHEQLAALSQPQQNKPKKKEKDKKEKKKEKHKKKEEVEENKKSKAKELPPKKTKKNNSSNSNVSKKEPAPMKSKPPPSYESEEEDKCKPMSYEEKRQLSLDINKLPGEKLGRVVHIIQSREPSLKNSNPDEIEIDFETLKPSTLRELERYVTSCLRKKRKPQAEKVDMIAGSSKMKGFSSSESESTSESSSSDSEDSETGPA, encoded by the exons ATGTCTACGGAGAGCGGCCCTGGGACAAGATTGAGAAATCTGCCAGTAATGGGGGATGGACTAGAAACCTCCCAAATGTCTACAACGCAGGCCCAGGCCCAACCCCAGCCAGCAAATGCAGCCAGCACCAATCCTCCACCTCCAGAGACCTCCAACCCTAATAAGCCCAAGAGGCAGACCAATCAACTGCAATATCTGCTCAGAGTGGTGCTCAAGACACTATGGAAACACCAGTTTGCGTGGCCTTTCCAGCAGCCGGTGGATGCCGTCAAGCTGAACCTCCCT GATTACTATAAGATCATTAAAACACCCATGGATATGGGAACAATAAAGAAGCGCTTGGAAAACAACTATTACTGGAATGCTCAGGAATGTATCCAGGACTTCAACACTATGTTTACAAATTGTTACATCTACAACAAG CCTGGAGATGACATCGTCTTAATGGCAGAAGCTCTGGAGAAGCTCTTCTTGCAAAAAATTAATGAACTACCCACAGAAGAAACTGAGATCATGATAGTCCAAACAAAAGGAAGAGGACgagggaggaaagaaacag GGACAGCAAAGCCTGGTGTATCCACGGTACCAAACACAACTCAAGCATCAACTCCTCCGCAGACCCAGACACCTCAGCAGAACCCTCCTCCACCTGTGCAGGCCACAACTCACCCCTTTCCTGCTGTCACCCCAGACCTCATTGTTCAGCCTCCTATCGTGACAGTGGTGCCTCCCCAGCCACTTCAGACGCCTCCACCAGTACCCCCCCAGCCACCACCCCCACCTGCTCCAGCTCCACAGCCTGTGCAGAGTCACCCGCCCATCATTGCAGCCACCCCACAGCCTGTGAAG ACAAAGAAAGGGGTGAAGAGGAAAGCAGataccaccacccccaccaccatcgACCCCATTCATGAGCCGCCCTCACTGGCCCCAGAGCCCAAGACCTCCAAGCTGGGTCCTCGGCGGGAGAGCAGCAGACCTGTGAAGCCCCCAAAGAAAGATGTACCGGACTCACAGCAGCACCCAGCACCAGAGAAGAGCAGCAAGATCTCTGAGCAACTCAAGTGCTGCAGTGGCATCCTCAAGGAGATGTTTGCCAAGAAACACGCTGCCTATGCCTGGCCCTTCTACAAGCCTGTGGATGTGGAGGCACTGGGTCTGCACGACTACTGTGACATCATTAAACATCCCATGGATATGAGTACAATCAAG TCTAAACTAGAGTCCCGTGAATACAGAGATGCCCAGGAATTTGGTGCTGATGTCCGATTGATGTTCTCCAACTGCTACAAGTACAACCCCCCTGACCATGAAGTGGTAGCCATGGCTCGAAAACTCCAG GATGTGTTTGAAATGCGATTTGCCAAGATGCCTGATGAGCCTGAAGAGCCAGTAGTTACAGTGTCCTCTCCTGCAGTGCCACCCCCTACAAAGGTTGTGGCCCCACCCTCATCTAGTGACAGCAGCAGTGATAGTTCCTCCGACAGTGACAGTTCCACTGATGATTCTGAGGAAGAGCGAGCCCAGCGGCTGGCTGAGCTCCAGGAACAG CTCAAAGCAGTGCATGAACAGCTTGCAGCCCTCTCACAGCCCCAGCagaacaaaccaaagaaaaaagagaaggacaagaaggaaaagaaaaaggaaaagcacaaaaagaaagaggaagtagaggagaataagaaaagcaaagccaAGGAACTTCCTccgaaaaagacaaagaaaaataacagcagcaacagcaatgtGAG CAAGAAGGAACCAGCACCCATGAAGAGCAAGCCCCCTCCCTCATATGAATCAGAGGAAGAGGACAAGTGTAAGCCCATGTCCTATGAGGAGAAGAGGCAGCTAAGTCTAGACATTAACAAACTTCCTGGTGAGAAGCTGGGCCGTGTAGTACATATCATCCAGTCAAGGGAGCCATCACTCAAGAACTCCAACCCTGATGAGATTGAGATTGACTTTGAGACTCTGAAACCGTCCACACTGCGAGAGTTAGAACGCTACGTCACCTCTTGTTTgcggaagaaaagaaaacctcaag CTGAAAAAGTTGATATGATTGCTGGTTCTTCCAAGATGAAGGGCTTCTCATCTTCTGAGTCGGAGAGCACCAGCGAATCCAGCTCCTCTGACAGTGAAGACTCTGAAACAG GTCCTGCCTAA